The Helicobacter fennelliae nucleotide sequence AGAATCTAGCGCGAGAGAATCTAGCGTAGCAAACGTAGCAAATGATGATTTGTATCAAGTCATCAAAGAAAAATCAAACGCCATTCTTGCAAAAAATGGCAAATTTGTCAGCATAAGCGGGGGCGTAAATATGTTTTCAATCGCTAATAATAAATTTAATTTTATTCCCACAATCGGCATAAGAGGTGGCATATATAGCTTTTTTACGCCCTATATTGGCGTGCGCGGATTTTTTGGCTTTGATTTGGGATTATGGAAGCATTCAACCATTGTTGCGATAATTTCTTTAGGCATTGATGCAATCGCTGAATTTCCACTCTCAAAAAGCAAAAAAACTTTTTTGGGTGGTATGCTAGGATTTGGCGGTGATGCGTATGTGTATTATGATGATGTTACTCATAATAATTTCTCAAATATGCAAAAAAAAGGCGAAATTTTTATGCAAGGCGGGATTACTTTTGCATTTTATAAGCCAAATCGAATTAATATTTTGTATCGATTTTTGCCAGTAAGAAAAACGAGTGATTTTAATCCTGCGGGGCTGGTAGTGGTTGAGTATAGTTATAAATTTTAGAATCTCAAATCTAATTTCCATGAGAGCTAAATCCTCTCTTTTTTGCATATTTCAGGGAGTTTGAATTTTTAGCCCGCGATGAACACTTAATGTTACACTTTTTTGTGTTTTTGCTTGCCTAAAATTTCTACACAATCCCAAAATCTGCCTAAAAATAGAGGATTTCTTTACACCCCTTTGTATTTGCATAGATTCTAGAATCTAAAAATCAAAAGTGGATTCTTATGGATTGCCACGCAAAATTTGAAAATTTTACTCACAATGACGGAGTGGGTTTGTCATTGCGAGGACGATAGGACGAAGCAATCCAGTCAAAAATAGATTGCCACAAGCCCTAAAGGGCTTCGCAATGAGTCAAGCAAAGCAATCTGCAAAAAGAAGCAAAAAGAGAGAATCTAGATTCTAAAACACTAAGGAGAAACAATGAAACAACCAACAAAACAAACTTGGTCAAGCCAAATTACCTATATCCTAACCGTCGCAGGAGCGACTATCGGATTTGGGGCGACTTGGCGGTTTCCGTATTTGGTCGGCGAAAATGGTGGCGGGGCGTATGTGTTTGTATTTTGTATCGCTATGCTTATGATTGGGATTCCTATGATTTTGGTCGAAAATGTCATCGGCAGACGACTTCGCAAAAATTCCATAGACGCTTTTAGTGGAAGCGCAAATGGCAAAGCCATTCCAAAAATATGGCAGCTTGTAGGCTGGCTTGGGGTTTTGGGGGCATTTGGCATTATGGCGTTTTATATGGTTTTGGGTGGCGAAGTGCTTGCATACATCATCGGAATCCTCAATCACTCACTAAGCCTCACCTCACCCATTACAGCCGCAACTACAAATGCGTATTATACTTTTATGTTTGAGGATAATGCCACAATGCTTATCATCTGCACGATGATATTTATTTTGATTAATTGGCTTATTTTGGCAAAGGGCGTGATTGCGGGCATTGAGCGATCGGTAAAATACCTTATGCCTTTGCTTTTTATATGCCTTGTTATTATGATTTGTAGAAATATCACCCTGCCCGGCGCAATGGAGGGGATTAGATTCTATCTTGAGCCTGATTTTTCAAAAATCACTCCAAAGCTTTTTATCCAAGTTTTAGGGCAGGTATTTTTCGCACTCTCGCTTGGATTTGGCGTGATTATCACGCTTTCATCTTTTCTTGACAAAAAAGAAAAACTCGTAAGAACCGCGACAATCACAGGCATTATCAATACAATCATCGCGGTAATGGCTGGGTTTATGATTTTTCCTTCGCTTTTAAGCTCGGGGATTCCGGTAGATTCTGGCTCAAGCCTTGTGTTTAAAAGCCTGCCCATAGCGTTTTCAAATATGTGGGCGGGCAATTATTTTGCGATTGTGTTTTTCTCACTTTTGCTTATTGCCGCACTAACAACCACTCTTCCGATTTATGAAGTCATCATCACGATTTTAGAAGAAAAATTCAACATCGCGCGTCAAAAGGCTATTTACATCACCATAAGCGTGATTTTTGTATGTGGCAATCTGCCCTCAATCCTTTCGCTCAATGTCTGGAAGCATATCAAAATCTGCAATCGCAATATTTTTGATCTTTTTAATGATATTAGTGGCGATATTTTATTTGTGCTTACGGCGCTTGGTTGCGCGATTTTTGTAGGTTGGGTGCTTCAAGATGACGCCAAAAAAGAGCTCCAAAACGATACAACTGCAAAAAGTTGGATTATTGATTTGTGGTTTTATTATGTGAAATATGTCGTGCCATTTGTTATTGTTGCGATATTTATTAGTAATTTTGTGTTTTAGATTCTAGTTTCCATAGAATCTAAAAGTGGATTCTTATGGATTGCCACGCAAAATTTGAAAATTTTGCTCGCAATTGAGGGGGCAGGTTTGTCATTGTAGGGACGATAGGACGAAGCAATCTAGTCAAAATGGATTGCCACGACTTCCTAGCGGAAGCCTCGCAATGACGATAAAAACGACAGATTCTAGTAGAATCTATGCAAACACAAGCAAGCAT carries:
- a CDS encoding sodium-dependent transporter: MKQPTKQTWSSQITYILTVAGATIGFGATWRFPYLVGENGGGAYVFVFCIAMLMIGIPMILVENVIGRRLRKNSIDAFSGSANGKAIPKIWQLVGWLGVLGAFGIMAFYMVLGGEVLAYIIGILNHSLSLTSPITAATTNAYYTFMFEDNATMLIICTMIFILINWLILAKGVIAGIERSVKYLMPLLFICLVIMICRNITLPGAMEGIRFYLEPDFSKITPKLFIQVLGQVFFALSLGFGVIITLSSFLDKKEKLVRTATITGIINTIIAVMAGFMIFPSLLSSGIPVDSGSSLVFKSLPIAFSNMWAGNYFAIVFFSLLLIAALTTTLPIYEVIITILEEKFNIARQKAIYITISVIFVCGNLPSILSLNVWKHIKICNRNIFDLFNDISGDILFVLTALGCAIFVGWVLQDDAKKELQNDTTAKSWIIDLWFYYVKYVVPFVIVAIFISNFVF